From Candidatus Vondammii sp. HM_W22, one genomic window encodes:
- a CDS encoding transposase translates to MKNTTQHGRCYALQGQTPVQRLLVKRVSLNMISAMRIRVKYGFMLYEPAMNAKVLIKFPRALIESTPGKVFLILDNLRVHHAKKAKRWLPNRAVNAIWIVLFACLFTGTEP, encoded by the coding sequence ATAAAAAACACCACTCAGCATGGTCGCTGTTATGCTCTGCAAGGACAAACGCCAGTACAGCGGCTTCTGGTCAAGCGAGTGTCACTGAATATGATTTCAGCCATGCGAATCAGGGTGAAGTACGGCTTCATGCTGTATGAGCCAGCCATGAACGCGAAAGTGCTGATCAAATTCCCAAGGGCACTGATCGAATCTACACCGGGAAAGGTATTTCTGATACTGGACAACCTACGAGTGCATCACGCCAAAAAGGCGAAACGCTGGTTACCTAACCGGGCCGTAAATGCTATCTGGATAGTTCTTTTTGCCTGCCTATTCACCGGAACTGAACCCTGA
- the galU gene encoding UTP--glucose-1-phosphate uridylyltransferase GalU produces the protein MDSRTITKAVFPVGGFGTRFLPATKATPKEMLPIVDKPLIQYAVEEAIAAGLDALIFVTGRNKRAISDHFDKAHELEHELELKGKERRLKQIREIIPSGVDCIYIRQYEALGLGHAVLCAKKAVGDDPFAVILVDDLIDGGENPCLAQMTEIYRQTGESIIAVEEVAADKTDQYGIVQVDSLLAKISRIEKIVEKPKPDQASSNLGVVGRYILTPRIFSLLETTGKGTDDEIQLTDAISDLLGEEVVNAFKFDGIRYDCGSKQGLMEANIEYALQHPDMREEMINYLNTLHSRLS, from the coding sequence ATGGATTCACGCACAATAACAAAAGCTGTCTTCCCTGTGGGTGGTTTTGGCACCCGTTTCCTTCCCGCCACCAAGGCAACGCCCAAGGAGATGCTGCCTATTGTCGACAAACCGCTGATTCAATATGCAGTGGAGGAGGCGATTGCAGCAGGTTTAGATGCACTAATCTTCGTAACCGGAAGAAACAAACGTGCCATCTCCGATCATTTTGATAAAGCCCATGAATTGGAACACGAACTGGAGCTCAAAGGGAAAGAGAGACGGCTGAAGCAGATCAGAGAAATTATCCCTTCCGGAGTAGACTGCATCTATATAAGACAATACGAAGCATTGGGTCTTGGCCATGCCGTACTCTGTGCCAAGAAAGCGGTGGGAGATGATCCTTTTGCAGTAATCCTGGTCGATGACCTGATTGATGGTGGGGAGAATCCATGCCTTGCACAAATGACAGAGATCTACCGCCAGACAGGTGAAAGCATTATTGCTGTCGAAGAGGTGGCTGCAGATAAAACAGACCAGTACGGTATTGTGCAAGTGGACAGTCTCTTGGCAAAGATCTCAAGAATAGAAAAGATCGTCGAAAAACCAAAGCCGGATCAGGCATCCTCCAACCTTGGTGTTGTCGGTCGTTATATTCTTACACCAAGAATATTTTCCCTGCTCGAGACAACCGGCAAGGGTACTGATGATGAAATTCAATTGACTGATGCAATCAGTGATTTGTTAGGGGAGGAGGTTGTAAATGCCTTTAAATTTGATGGTATTCGCTACGATTGCGGATCAAAACAGGGGTTGATGGAGGCGAATATCGAATATGCGCTGCAGCATCCAGATATGAGAGAGGAGATGATCAATTACCTGAACACTCTTCATTCCAGATTGAGCTAG
- the acs gene encoding acetate--CoA ligase: MSQEKVYPVPADIAANAHIDAAKYQEMYQRSIDDPDGFWGDMAEEFVTWSKKWDKVSEWDFHTADIKWFEGGKLNVSYNCLDRHMEIRGDQTAIIWEGDNPEEDRHISYREMHAEVCKLANVLKQRGVKKGDRVCIYMPMIPEATVAMLACTRIGAVHSVVFGGFSPDSLRDRILDSNCQTLITADEGVRGGKHVPLKVNADTALADCPNVHTCLVIKRTGGDVAWTEGRDIWYHDAMENASTDCPPEEMDAEDPMFILYTSGSTGKPKGVLHTTGGYLVFAAMTHKYTFDYQEGEVYWCTADVGWVTGHTYIVYGPLANGATSLMFEGIPNYPNVSRFWQVVDKHNVAIFYTAPTAIRALMRSGEEPVKKTSRKSLRLLGTVGEPINPEAWEWCHKVVGDGRCPIVDTWWQTETGGHLITPLPGATDLKPGSASVPFFGVAPAIVDASTGEVLEGECQGALIITRPWPAMMRTLYGDHQRFKDTYFSQYPGNYFTGDGARRDKDGYYWITGRIDDVLNVSGHRLGTAEIESALVLHEKIAEAAVVGYPHDIKGQGIYAYVTPMAGVEPTDELKVELVKLVRSEIGPIAIVDVIQWAPGLPKTRSGKIMRRILRKVACNELDSLGDTSTLADPSVVDDLVNNRANK, translated from the coding sequence ATGTCCCAAGAGAAAGTCTATCCCGTTCCTGCGGATATTGCAGCAAATGCGCATATAGATGCAGCAAAATATCAGGAGATGTACCAACGGTCTATAGACGATCCAGACGGATTCTGGGGCGATATGGCCGAGGAATTTGTGACTTGGTCAAAAAAATGGGACAAGGTCTCAGAGTGGGATTTTCACACGGCGGATATCAAATGGTTTGAGGGCGGCAAACTGAATGTCTCCTATAACTGTCTTGACCGGCATATGGAGATTCGTGGTGACCAGACGGCCATCATCTGGGAGGGTGACAATCCAGAAGAGGACCGGCACATCAGCTACCGCGAGATGCATGCAGAAGTTTGTAAACTCGCCAATGTGCTCAAACAGCGTGGGGTAAAAAAGGGGGACCGGGTCTGTATCTATATGCCGATGATTCCGGAAGCTACCGTGGCGATGCTGGCCTGTACCCGTATTGGCGCCGTCCACTCCGTCGTCTTTGGCGGCTTCTCCCCCGATTCGCTGCGTGACCGGATACTCGACTCCAACTGCCAGACCCTGATCACCGCCGATGAAGGTGTACGGGGCGGAAAGCACGTCCCTCTGAAAGTCAATGCGGATACCGCCCTGGCAGATTGCCCCAATGTCCACACCTGTCTGGTAATCAAACGTACCGGGGGTGATGTCGCCTGGACTGAAGGCCGTGATATCTGGTACCACGATGCCATGGAAAACGCCTCCACCGACTGCCCGCCTGAAGAGATGGATGCGGAAGACCCGATGTTCATCCTCTACACTTCCGGCTCCACAGGAAAGCCCAAAGGGGTCCTGCACACCACCGGGGGTTATCTGGTGTTTGCCGCCATGACTCACAAGTACACCTTCGATTACCAGGAGGGAGAGGTCTACTGGTGCACCGCGGATGTCGGCTGGGTCACCGGCCACACCTATATTGTTTACGGCCCTCTGGCCAACGGCGCCACCAGCCTGATGTTCGAGGGCATTCCAAACTACCCCAACGTCTCCCGTTTCTGGCAGGTCGTGGATAAACATAACGTTGCCATCTTCTACACCGCACCCACTGCCATCCGGGCCCTGATGCGTTCCGGCGAAGAGCCGGTAAAAAAGACTTCACGCAAATCACTGCGTTTGCTCGGCACCGTGGGTGAGCCGATCAACCCAGAGGCCTGGGAGTGGTGCCATAAAGTGGTAGGCGATGGGCGCTGCCCGATTGTCGATACATGGTGGCAGACCGAAACCGGTGGTCACCTGATCACACCCCTACCCGGCGCGACTGACCTGAAACCCGGTTCTGCCTCTGTCCCCTTCTTTGGGGTCGCACCGGCGATTGTCGATGCATCCACCGGAGAGGTACTCGAAGGCGAGTGCCAGGGCGCACTGATTATCACCCGCCCATGGCCAGCCATGATGCGGACACTTTATGGCGATCATCAGCGATTCAAAGACACCTATTTCTCCCAGTATCCGGGCAACTACTTCACTGGTGATGGCGCAAGGCGTGATAAGGATGGCTACTACTGGATTACTGGACGCATAGATGACGTATTGAATGTCTCCGGCCACCGTCTGGGCACAGCAGAGATCGAGTCAGCCCTGGTGCTGCATGAGAAGATTGCCGAGGCTGCAGTCGTAGGCTATCCACACGACATCAAGGGTCAGGGTATATACGCCTACGTTACACCCATGGCAGGTGTTGAACCTACGGACGAGCTGAAGGTGGAACTGGTCAAACTGGTACGCAGTGAAATTGGCCCGATTGCCATCGTTGATGTCATTCAGTGGGCACCCGGGCTGCCAAAAACCCGCTCCGGCAAGATCATGCGCCGAATTCTACGCAAGGTCGCCTGCAACGAGCTGGATTCACTGGGTGACACTTCCACTCTGGCTGATCCCAGTGTCGTGGATGATCTGGTGAACAATCGCGCCAACAAATAA
- a CDS encoding sigma-54-dependent transcriptional regulator: MSQILIIEDEPIIRSAVRRLLERKNHQVKEAESVEEAVDRFNLKNFSLILADMRLPGAPGTAIIAKAEGVPVLIMTSYASVRSAVDSMKQGAVDYIAKPFDHDELLILIDRTLKQGNMERQNEILKADLDRVYPVDGMVGSCPAMQEACRRITKVAPTDATVLILGESGTGKELVARALHNQSLRKDAPIVTVNCAAIPEALIESELFGHEKGAFTSADSTRIGLVESAEGGTLFLDEIGELPLAAQARLLRVLQNGEIRRVGSEQSRLVDIRLIAATHRDLKQLIQNSKFRSDLYFRLRVVELPLPPLRERGSDLVELAEFLLDKARKQLNRSPLTLNQAAIETIVSHNWPGNVRELENAMERAVILCESNEITPDLLAIDTNLKQLHPKIPADNTNLSLEEYFRHFVLEHQEKMTETELAKQLGISRKALWERRQRFGIPRMKVKN, translated from the coding sequence ATGAGTCAGATCTTAATTATTGAAGATGAACCGATCATCCGTAGCGCCGTACGACGCCTGCTGGAACGCAAAAATCATCAAGTTAAAGAGGCTGAATCGGTTGAAGAGGCGGTGGATAGATTCAACCTGAAAAATTTCAGCCTGATCCTGGCCGATATGCGACTGCCCGGAGCACCGGGAACGGCGATCATAGCAAAGGCCGAAGGCGTACCCGTGCTGATCATGACCAGCTACGCTAGCGTACGATCGGCGGTGGACTCGATGAAGCAGGGTGCCGTTGACTATATCGCCAAGCCTTTCGATCATGACGAGTTGCTGATTCTGATTGACCGGACTCTCAAGCAGGGAAATATGGAGCGGCAGAACGAAATCCTCAAGGCGGATCTGGACAGGGTCTATCCGGTAGACGGCATGGTCGGTAGCTGTCCTGCCATGCAGGAGGCGTGTCGTCGTATCACCAAGGTTGCCCCAACGGATGCTACCGTTCTGATCCTGGGCGAATCTGGCACCGGCAAGGAGTTGGTGGCACGTGCACTGCACAATCAAAGCCTGCGTAAAGATGCCCCCATCGTTACCGTCAACTGTGCTGCGATCCCGGAAGCGCTGATAGAGTCGGAACTGTTCGGCCATGAGAAGGGAGCCTTTACCAGTGCCGACAGCACCCGCATCGGTCTGGTGGAGTCGGCGGAGGGAGGCACCCTGTTTCTCGACGAGATAGGAGAACTCCCCCTGGCAGCACAGGCCCGGCTGCTGCGGGTACTACAGAATGGTGAAATCCGGCGAGTCGGATCGGAGCAGTCCCGACTGGTCGATATCCGCTTGATCGCCGCCACCCACCGGGATCTCAAGCAGCTGATACAAAACAGTAAGTTCCGCAGTGATCTTTATTTCCGTTTGCGGGTAGTGGAACTCCCCCTGCCGCCCCTGCGTGAGCGGGGTTCCGACCTAGTCGAATTGGCTGAGTTTCTCCTGGACAAGGCACGCAAGCAACTCAATCGCTCGCCATTGACACTTAATCAGGCGGCCATAGAGACAATTGTCAGCCACAATTGGCCCGGCAATGTCCGCGAGCTGGAAAATGCCATGGAGAGAGCGGTCATTCTGTGTGAAAGCAATGAAATTACCCCTGACCTGCTGGCCATAGATACCAATCTGAAGCAACTCCATCCGAAAATACCCGCGGATAACACCAATCTATCTCTGGAAGAGTATTTCCGCCACTTCGTGCTGGAGCATCAAGAAAAGATGACTGAGACAGAGCTGGCAAAACAACTGGGAATCAGCCGCAAGGCACTGTGGGAACGACGACAAAGATTTGGAATTCCCAGGATGAAGGTAAAAAACTGA
- a CDS encoding sensor histidine kinase: MTYELEVLFGVSLCYLLLLFFIAYITDSGLIPDSWTANPLVYVLSLGVYATSWTYYGSVGFAQREGFQFLTIYLGVTIAFMLTPMLLRPLLRLVRDYQLTSLADLLAFRYRSQLAGILVTLFMLLGSLPYIALQIRAVTSSTQVLTHDEIPQFLALGFCGMLILFSILFGARHISSREKHRGLVAAIAFESLVKVVALVAVGLFAVFGTFSGPSELNQWLTAHPEAIRALYEPIREGPWVTLLFLSFCAAFLLPRQFHMIFTENISSRALTTASWAFPLFLLLLNLAIPPILWAGDYLQLDMDADYYVLGITLANGPEWLPILTFIGGVSAASAMVIVSTLALSSMCLNHLLLPASYPDPKLDIYTWLLWGRRLLIAVIIAAGFGFYQLLEHNQGLVQLGLISFVAVAQFLPGVIGALYWRRATRQGFITGLLGGICIWTITLLLPLLENSGIVDLGLDLTSLHRTSGLDHWQFATFWSMACNTALFVTVSLFTRQSPEEQEAAHACSSDTIIPVPLDGVVAAGSPAQFAKGLAVMVGKEAAEMEVAMALQDLDLGKDETRPRELKRLLQRIERNLSGLVGPHMAHVIINQQLRIDGQTKTALADSFRYMDEKLERSRSQLKGLNADLDALRRYHRQILLDLPLGVCAVAPDHTVIIWNLALEMMSGVSSRQAEGRKLNSLSPPWGSLLAGFALAQDGHIHHMEVNVNNRPHWFNLHKAKIPDPDLPHQESGPHTSLVMLLEDMTDLENLEAELAHSDRLASIGRLAAGVAHEIGNPVTGIASLAQNLREEQTSEIIQESIEGILQQTKRINSIVQSLMNFSRSGSIGTELEAFALSDIVDEAIQLVRLTRAGKQVECSSSCPKDLKLIGDRQRLSQVMVNLLTNACDASKPGGQVEIFAFEEDGQLQIEVMDQGEGIPNDVQKEIFEPFFTTKETGKGTGLGLSMVYKIIEEHKGSINIDSVPNVGTRVIVQLPQHLD, translated from the coding sequence ATGACGTATGAGCTGGAAGTACTGTTTGGCGTCAGCCTCTGCTACCTGCTGCTGCTGTTCTTTATCGCCTACATCACCGATAGTGGCCTGATCCCAGACAGCTGGACCGCCAATCCCCTGGTCTATGTACTCTCTCTTGGCGTCTACGCCACCTCCTGGACCTATTACGGCAGCGTTGGTTTTGCACAGCGTGAAGGCTTTCAGTTTCTCACCATTTATCTGGGCGTAACCATCGCTTTTATGCTCACCCCGATGCTGCTGCGTCCCCTTCTGCGCTTGGTTCGTGATTACCAGCTCACCTCCCTGGCTGACCTGCTGGCCTTCCGTTACCGCAGTCAACTTGCAGGCATCCTGGTCACCCTCTTTATGCTGTTGGGTTCCCTACCCTATATTGCCCTGCAGATCCGTGCCGTCACCTCATCGACCCAGGTATTGACCCACGATGAGATACCTCAATTCCTGGCCCTGGGATTCTGCGGCATGCTGATACTCTTCTCCATTCTGTTCGGCGCCCGTCACATCTCTTCACGAGAGAAACACAGAGGGCTGGTCGCTGCCATCGCCTTTGAGTCCCTGGTCAAAGTGGTTGCACTGGTGGCGGTGGGCCTGTTTGCCGTTTTCGGCACTTTTTCCGGACCCAGTGAACTGAACCAGTGGCTGACCGCCCACCCGGAGGCGATCCGGGCACTTTATGAGCCGATCCGTGAAGGACCTTGGGTAACCCTGCTGTTTCTCTCTTTCTGTGCCGCTTTTCTGCTTCCCCGGCAGTTTCATATGATTTTTACGGAGAATATATCGAGCCGTGCTCTAACGACTGCCAGCTGGGCCTTTCCACTCTTTCTGCTACTGCTCAATCTGGCGATCCCACCCATTCTCTGGGCGGGAGACTATCTACAGCTCGACATGGATGCCGACTACTATGTCCTCGGCATTACCCTGGCAAATGGCCCTGAATGGTTACCGATACTCACTTTTATTGGTGGCGTGTCCGCCGCCAGTGCCATGGTGATCGTATCCACTCTGGCGCTCTCATCCATGTGCCTTAACCACCTGCTGCTCCCCGCCAGCTATCCTGATCCAAAACTCGATATCTACACTTGGCTGCTCTGGGGAAGGCGACTGCTGATAGCCGTTATCATCGCGGCCGGCTTTGGCTTTTATCAGCTGTTGGAGCATAACCAGGGACTGGTGCAGCTTGGGCTGATCTCTTTTGTCGCCGTTGCCCAGTTCCTTCCCGGTGTTATCGGCGCACTCTACTGGCGCCGTGCGACCCGTCAGGGATTTATTACCGGACTGCTGGGAGGTATCTGTATCTGGACCATCACCCTGCTTCTGCCGCTGCTGGAAAATTCAGGTATTGTCGACCTCGGACTCGATCTCACCTCCCTGCATCGCACTTCCGGTCTCGATCATTGGCAGTTCGCCACCTTCTGGTCGATGGCCTGCAACACGGCACTATTCGTCACTGTATCCCTGTTCACCCGCCAATCGCCGGAAGAGCAGGAGGCCGCGCACGCCTGCAGTAGTGACACCATCATTCCGGTCCCCCTCGACGGTGTTGTGGCGGCCGGTTCACCGGCACAGTTCGCCAAGGGTCTGGCTGTCATGGTTGGCAAGGAAGCAGCCGAGATGGAAGTGGCGATGGCCCTTCAGGATCTGGACCTGGGCAAGGATGAGACGCGACCCAGGGAACTGAAACGGCTGCTGCAACGCATCGAACGCAACCTCTCCGGTCTGGTGGGTCCGCATATGGCCCACGTCATCATCAACCAGCAACTGAGAATCGATGGCCAGACAAAAACCGCCCTGGCTGACTCCTTCCGTTATATGGACGAAAAACTGGAACGGTCACGCAGCCAGCTGAAAGGCCTGAATGCGGACCTGGATGCACTGCGCCGATACCACCGCCAGATTCTGCTGGACCTGCCGCTGGGTGTCTGCGCCGTTGCCCCTGACCACACAGTGATTATCTGGAATCTGGCGCTTGAGATGATGAGCGGGGTAAGCAGCCGGCAAGCTGAAGGGCGCAAGCTGAACAGCCTGTCGCCCCCCTGGGGATCACTGTTAGCCGGTTTTGCACTGGCCCAGGATGGGCACATTCATCATATGGAGGTAAACGTCAATAACCGCCCTCATTGGTTCAACCTGCATAAGGCAAAGATTCCAGACCCCGATCTGCCCCATCAGGAGTCGGGCCCCCACACCAGTCTGGTGATGCTTCTGGAAGATATGACAGACCTGGAAAATCTCGAGGCCGAACTGGCACACAGCGACCGTCTTGCCTCCATCGGGCGGCTGGCGGCCGGCGTCGCCCATGAGATCGGCAACCCGGTCACCGGCATCGCCTCCCTGGCACAGAATCTCCGAGAGGAGCAGACTAGCGAAATTATCCAGGAGAGTATTGAGGGGATACTGCAACAGACCAAACGTATCAACAGTATTGTTCAATCACTGATGAACTTCAGCCGGAGCGGCAGCATCGGCACCGAACTGGAGGCATTCGCCCTGAGCGATATCGTGGATGAAGCGATTCAACTGGTCAGACTGACTCGGGCAGGCAAGCAGGTGGAGTGCAGCAGCAGTTGCCCGAAGGATCTGAAATTGATCGGCGACCGCCAACGCCTTTCACAGGTAATGGTCAATCTGCTGACCAATGCCTGTGACGCCTCGAAGCCCGGAGGTCAGGTGGAGATCTTTGCTTTCGAAGAGGATGGACAGTTGCAGATCGAAGTAATGGATCAGGGGGAGGGCATTCCGAATGATGTTCAGAAGGAGATCTTTGAGCCCTTTTTCACCACCAAGGAGACCGGCAAGGGAACCGGCCTGGGTCTCTCCATGGTGTACAAGATAATCGAAGAGCATAAAGGAAGCATCAACATCGATTCGGTTCCCAATGTTGGCACCCGAGTCATAGTACAACTACCTCAACACTTGGATTAA
- a CDS encoding DUF6394 family protein has product MNPEKVVFGFFIVLALTLNFGFFVGDLDNPDHHHVYELFAVIVVNLMATILKFGDRTQMGAVLLATRLVALLQLFAAVLVWGVAQHVAGSGLTPVAMASIVSLSGGAMLANVISVILLVIETVMLRR; this is encoded by the coding sequence ATGAATCCTGAAAAAGTTGTCTTTGGCTTTTTCATCGTATTGGCTTTGACTCTCAATTTCGGCTTTTTTGTGGGTGATCTTGATAACCCGGATCATCACCATGTCTATGAGCTGTTTGCCGTGATTGTGGTGAACCTGATGGCCACGATCCTCAAATTTGGCGACCGTACTCAGATGGGAGCGGTTCTGCTGGCTACCAGGCTGGTGGCGCTACTACAACTGTTTGCCGCAGTCCTGGTTTGGGGTGTGGCTCAACACGTTGCCGGCAGTGGACTGACGCCGGTAGCAATGGCCAGTATTGTTTCGCTTTCGGGCGGCGCCATGCTGGCCAATGTGATCTCGGTAATTCTACTGGTGATCGAGACAGTGATGCTGCGTCGCTGA
- a CDS encoding DNA adenine methylase: MSKPIIPWMGESVDLSNKLCRMLKGIEPYVEPFAGGAAIFFLKKPSQVEVINDLNGDLVNLYRIVKYHLDEFVRHFRWAMVSREEFLLAKKVDPTTLTDVQRAARFYYLQKLAFGGKPVGQTFGTAKTTPPKLNLLRIEEDLSLAHLRLARTTIEHLPWDECITRYDSIDTVFYLDPPYWGTTGYGSDFTFDNYAKMAELASSCSGKLVISINDHPDIREVFNEFKCQSIPITYTVGGSTNAAKRRELIITS, encoded by the coding sequence ATGTCCAAACCAATCATCCCGTGGATGGGGGAAAGCGTCGACTTGTCAAACAAATTATGCCGCATGTTGAAGGGTATAGAACCTTATGTCGAACCCTTTGCCGGTGGCGCTGCCATTTTCTTTTTGAAGAAGCCATCACAGGTTGAGGTCATTAATGATCTGAATGGTGATTTGGTGAATTTATACAGAATCGTCAAGTATCATCTTGATGAGTTTGTTCGTCATTTCCGTTGGGCCATGGTCAGCCGAGAGGAATTTCTTCTAGCCAAGAAGGTAGACCCAACAACACTGACCGATGTGCAAAGGGCAGCAAGATTCTACTATCTGCAAAAATTGGCCTTTGGAGGAAAGCCAGTTGGCCAGACTTTTGGTACCGCAAAGACAACCCCACCCAAGCTTAATTTGCTACGAATCGAAGAGGACTTAAGCCTGGCACACTTACGGTTGGCGAGAACAACCATTGAGCATCTGCCTTGGGATGAGTGTATTACTCGATACGATAGTATCGATACGGTTTTTTATCTTGATCCACCGTACTGGGGAACAACAGGGTATGGATCCGACTTCACATTTGATAACTATGCCAAGATGGCAGAGCTGGCTTCAAGTTGCTCGGGTAAGCTGGTTATATCGATTAATGACCACCCCGATATCAGAGAAGTCTTTAACGAATTCAAATGCCAGTCGATTCCTATCACTTACACGGTAGGCGGCAGTACCAATGCCGCTAAGCGGCGCGAGCTAATAATCACCTCTTAG
- a CDS encoding phage terminase large subunit family protein, translated as MSWTDLAHAFMTIHQTATKSGRNITYRASLTNKTGHADLAWAVMHALDKETLNSVDEVGEGKKSFMEIF; from the coding sequence TTGTCGTGGACAGACTTGGCTCATGCGTTTATGACCATCCATCAAACCGCAACCAAATCCGGTAGAAACATTACTTATCGGGCAAGCCTAACCAATAAAACAGGTCATGCCGACTTAGCCTGGGCCGTCATGCACGCGCTCGATAAAGAAACATTGAATAGTGTGGATGAAGTTGGCGAAGGTAAAAAATCATTTATGGAGATTTTCTAG
- a CDS encoding IS3 family transposase (programmed frameshift), whose translation MKKKRYREEQIIGAIKQHESGVKVDDICRQFGISTGCFYNWRSKYAGMDVSEAKRLKELESENNKLKKLLAEKMLEAEAMKDVLFKKVVKPADRKQIVSYLKSRFKLSERRDCLLVGLSRTAFRYVTQWGKDEPLRKRLLELAKKHPSYGYLFLHGLLRGEGLVKNKKRTYRVYNEEGLQVRTKKRKKIIRPRMPTIMPIGKNIRWSMDFVSDQLANGRRFRVFNVIDDYSREVIGQLSDFSINGHQVARFLTQVIELRSAPDQIICDNGTEFTSKAMFYWQKESGVKLGFIQPGKPTQNAFVESLNGKFRNECLNQHWFRSIDDARHEIDQWREHYNHVRPHSALNYLSPVAFVNRAA comes from the exons ATGAAGAAGAAGCGTTACAGAGAAGAGCAAATTATTGGTGCCATCAAGCAGCATGAGTCAGGGGTAAAAGTTGATGACATTTGTCGTCAGTTCGGCATTTCAACCGGGTGCTTTTATAACTGGCGAAGCAAATACGCCGGGATGGATGTCTCAGAAGCCAAACGGCTCAAAGAGCTTGAAAGCGAAAATAACAAGCTTAAGAAGTTACTTGCCGAGAAAATGCTTGAAGCTGAGGCGATGAAGGATGTGCTCT TCAAAAAAGTGGTAAAGCCTGCTGATAGAAAACAAATCGTGAGCTACCTTAAGTCGCGGTTCAAATTAAGTGAGCGTAGAGATTGCCTATTAGTAGGCTTAAGTAGAACCGCTTTTCGGTACGTTACTCAATGGGGAAAAGATGAGCCTCTACGCAAACGGTTACTTGAGCTGGCAAAAAAGCATCCGAGTTATGGTTATTTGTTTTTACATGGCCTCCTGAGAGGAGAGGGGCTTGTGAAAAACAAGAAGCGGACCTACCGAGTCTATAACGAAGAAGGTCTTCAAGTGAGGACTAAAAAACGCAAGAAGATAATACGACCAAGAATGCCAACGATTATGCCCATTGGTAAAAATATACGCTGGTCAATGGATTTTGTCAGTGATCAGTTGGCTAATGGTCGCCGCTTTCGAGTATTTAATGTGATTGATGATTACTCAAGAGAAGTTATTGGCCAGCTCTCTGACTTCTCGATCAATGGTCACCAGGTCGCTCGTTTTTTAACTCAGGTGATTGAGCTAAGGAGCGCTCCGGATCAAATAATCTGCGACAACGGTACTGAGTTTACTAGCAAGGCGATGTTCTACTGGCAAAAAGAAAGTGGCGTTAAGCTAGGTTTTATTCAGCCAGGTAAGCCTACTCAGAATGCGTTTGTAGAAAGCTTAAACGGTAAATTCAGAAATGAATGCTTAAATCAGCATTGGTTCAGGTCCATTGATGACGCTAGACATGAAATTGATCAATGGCGAGAGCACTACAATCACGTGCGGCCTCATAGCGCATTAAATTATTTGTCACCTGTGGCCTTTGTGAATAGGGCCGCTTAG
- a CDS encoding phage terminase large subunit family protein has protein sequence MVDALVRWEDYNHNQKMPFGERPVWIGYDPSETQDNTSLVIVSPPLKKGEKYRFLEKYSWQGMDFDAQSAHIKKMCDNFNVAYIGIDATGAGSG, from the coding sequence ATGGTTGATGCACTGGTGCGCTGGGAGGATTACAACCACAATCAAAAAATGCCGTTTGGCGAAAGACCTGTATGGATAGGGTATGACCCGTCTGAAACACAAGATAATACCAGTCTTGTTATCGTCTCACCACCGCTAAAAAAAGGCGAGAAGTATCGGTTTTTAGAAAAATACAGTTGGCAGGGAATGGACTTTGATGCTCAGTCAGCGCATATCAAAAAAATGTGTGATAATTTTAACGTTGCATACATTGGAATTGATGCAACTGGCGCGGGTTCTGGTTGA
- a CDS encoding terminase gpP N-terminus-related DNA-binding protein, translating into MSDSIDFNTRNQARQMYWRGYSIAQISNDLDIAYATVDSWKRREKWDDAPIVLRVEGAIDMRLCQLIDKPDKTNTEFREIEALTKSFERTDRIKRFESGGNEADLNPKIKNRNQGKRK; encoded by the coding sequence ATGAGCGATTCGATAGATTTCAATACTCGTAATCAAGCCCGTCAAATGTATTGGCGTGGTTACTCAATTGCACAAATCAGTAATGATCTGGATATTGCCTATGCCACCGTCGATTCATGGAAGCGGCGAGAGAAGTGGGACGATGCGCCGATTGTGCTGCGTGTTGAAGGTGCGATTGATATGCGGCTTTGTCAGTTAATTGATAAGCCTGATAAAACAAATACAGAGTTTCGAGAAATTGAAGCGCTGACAAAATCATTTGAGCGGACAGACAGAATTAAGCGGTTTGAATCAGGAGGTAATGAGGCAGACCTTAATCCAAAGATTAAAAATCGTAACCAAGGAAAGCGTAAGTAG